The region GCCCCAGCGCCTCGGCGCGCTCGAGCCGGCCCATCTGGGACGGCAGCGGACGAGCCGCCGGTGCCACGCGGTTCTGGAAGCGCGGCAGCGGAATGAAGCGACGCACCTCGCTCGAGCGCAGCGCGCCCGTGACGGCGTCGCGAGCGACCACCGCCCAGTACATCGGCTGGTCGCTCTCGACTCGCAAGCCGGTGGCTGCGAACGTCATGCCCTCGCGTCCGGCATTCATGACCGTGAGCCCCTCTTCCGAGGGAATCGCGGTCCAACCGCTGGTCTCGAACGGACGCGTGGACACCACCAGGTTGGCCTGGCCCGCGTCGCGCGGCAGTTCATAGATGAAGCGGATCGAGGATTCGACGGCGCGCTGGCCGTCGAACGGTGCCATGAGTCGAGGGGCAGCCGTCAGATTGGCGCGGTTCGGATTAACCGCCGCGAGGGACGGGGTTCCGAAGGAACTCGCGGCCAACGTGAACGCGAGCAGCGACAGGACGATACGGAGCGGGAGGCGAGGACGCACTGGACAGGTCCTTTCCGTCTTGGGGATCGAGAATCGGCAAGATGCGAAGGCACCCATTGAACCGCGAAATCGTGGCGAAATCTACAGAGAACTGACAGGCGAAGCCGCGGCGGAGTCTCAACTTGAGACACTCGTCGGCCGATGCCCCTCGCGACCTCCTGATTCGACCGCTGGAGGTTCACGGGAGGCGGGTTGTTTCGAGGCGATGAAATCAGGGCCTTGCAGCGCGCGGCGGACGACCAATTCGTGGGTCGCACGCTGAAAATCAGCGGTGTTGCGGGCCTCGGCTTCGGGGCGCTCGCACTTTGGGCCGGCGTCGTTCCACCCGCCGAAAGCGCGCTGTTGGTCGTTGGAGCGGTGCTGGCTGCGGTCGGGCTATGGAATCTCACCGTCCGAGGGCGGATCGGGCTGCTCCTGGCGGCACTCGCCCTCATGGTGGTTGGTCTCTACAACCTGGCGGGCGGTCTGACCGGGGCAGAGGATGCCGCCGGCGCTCCATTGATGTGGCTGGTGGTCGGCTCCCTGCAGATCGCCTGGGGAGTGCGGGGCATCAGGTGGTGGCGGCGCTTTCGCGACCCGCGGGGTGCGCCGTCTACGCCCGAGCTTCGCGCACGAGTCGTCGAGTTGGCGAAAGTGCTGCGCGCAGCGAATCCCGCCACCGAGGCGTGCGTGGTCGTGCTGCGCGTGAGTGGCCTGATTCCTCGCACGCTTCGCATGTGGCTCACGCCCTCGGGGGTGCTGTGCTGCTCGAGAGCGGGCGAGGACCTGATGTTCGCTGAGCGCGATCGCGTGAGCTTCGAGGTCGGCGGGGCCGGTGCAGGCGCCCGCCGCGACGCACGCTCGCGATCCGGTGAGCTGCTCGGCACATTGCGCGCGGAGAGTCGGATCTGGGTCGGGGCGTTGACGGTGGAACACGCGGAGCGTTTGCGGCACTGGCAGGCGCGCGACGTGAGCCCGGCGGCTACTTGGCCCTCATCCGATTGTTCTTCGGGTTGTGCTCGAGCTCTGCGAAGCCCAACACTTCCATCACCGGAGGCACGTAATTCGCGAACCGGCCGCGCAGCCCTTTCTTGAGTCCGTACCAGCCTTTCACCGGATTCGAACGAGAACGGCCCCACGCTTCGACGGTTTCGTCTGCAGCGGGCTTGCCTTCGTCGGCGCTGCCCAACAGCATCCAGTCATTGCGCTTCTTCAACATAGTTCTCAAATCTTCGAGGCATCGTAGGTGGTAGCGCAGCTGAGTGGAACCGACCTGCACCACGAGCGCGGGGGGATCGGCCGCGGGATCCCGGTAGGCTTCGAATGAAGAGCTGCCGGGTGGCGTGGTGAGTATCCACGGGTCGTCTGACGTACCACTTCCTTTCGCTTTGCGGCTGGTGGGCTGCGGCTTCTTCGCGATCGCGGATGCTGGCTTTCTGGTGATCGTCACGGGATGTCTCCTCTTGCGCCCGGCGATCAGTACGCCGGAGCTGCGGAACGGCTCTCGGCTTCTCGTTTGACGTCGCTCGCGAACGCTTCGAAATCGTGCGTGAAGTCAGGCAACCGGCCGGCGATCATTCTGAGCATGCCGCCTGAAAACGTCTCTGACATGGCGAAGGTCGTCGAATCCGCCGACGCCTCGAGGGTGAACGTCCGCACGCCAAGAAACATCGAATTGCCGTCCTCCCACACCATGCGGTGAGGGGCGTCAAACGTGCTGACCTTCAGATTGAACGCACGCTTGGGTGCGACCCTCGAGACCAGTTTCAGCCGCGAACCTTCGGCAATCGTGCCGCCAAGGCTCACGACGGTGCTATTCCATCGGGTGTACTGCGGCGCCTCGGTGAGCACCTGCCAGACAACCTCGGGGGTGGCGGCGATTCGGATCGCGACGCTGTAGTCGAGCGCCCGACTCGACCGTGTCCGCTCGGCCCGACCCGTGACGGGGAGCGTGCCTGGTTCACGAAGCAGTCGGACCGTCGAACAGCCGGAGAGAGACAGCACGAGTAGCGTGAGCACGGCGATACGCGTCTTCATTGATCCTCCCATATTGGTAACGTAATACTTACCAAATGTGCGGCGATCAGGTCAATTTGGATTGTGATATGACTGAAAAGCATTGCCGTTACGCTCAATCGAATGTAACGTTTCGGTTGCCATGACTTCCGTCCTCCACCCCCTCGATGCGCTCGGCAGCCCGGTTCGCCGCGAGATCCTCAGGCGGCTCAGCAGCGGCCCGCTCGCCGTCCATGAACTCGCCTCGCGGTTTTCCGTGAGTCGGCCGGCCATCTCGCGTCACTTGCGCGTTCTGCAGGACGCGGGACTCGTCGAGGTGCGCAGCGCGGGGACCCGCAGCCTCTACTCGGTTCGGCTCAAGGGATTCGAGTCGGCGCGTGCCTACCTCGACGACTTCTGGGGGATCGCGCTCCGCAGACTCGAGGAACGTTCTCGCCGATGATCCGCAAGTCGGTGGTATTGCCGTGTTCGCCCGCACGGGCTTTTGACCTGTGGACGCAGGCCAT is a window of Candidatus Eisenbacteria bacterium DNA encoding:
- a CDS encoding SRPBCC domain-containing protein is translated as MKTRIAVLTLLVLSLSGCSTVRLLREPGTLPVTGRAERTRSSRALDYSVAIRIAATPEVVWQVLTEAPQYTRWNSTVVSLGGTIAEGSRLKLVSRVAPKRAFNLKVSTFDAPHRMVWEDGNSMFLGVRTFTLEASADSTTFAMSETFSGGMLRMIAGRLPDFTHDFEAFASDVKREAESRSAAPAY
- a CDS encoding winged helix-turn-helix transcriptional regulator: MTSVLHPLDALGSPVRREILRRLSSGPLAVHELASRFSVSRPAISRHLRVLQDAGLVEVRSAGTRSLYSVRLKGFESARAYLDDFWGIALRRLEERSRR